The Erythrobacter sp. Alg231-14 genome has a segment encoding these proteins:
- the rplU gene encoding 50S ribosomal protein L21, with translation MFAIVRTGGKQYRVAAGDKIAVEKLAGEAGDTVTLGDVLLAGEGDSVADASKVSVSAEIIAQAKSEKVVVFKKRRRHNYRRKAGHRQQMTLLRITDVGEGKAAKKAPAKKAAAPKAETEAKAAPAKKAPAKKAAPKAAAAQKKPAAKKAPAKKAPAKKAAPKADDTK, from the coding sequence ATGTTCGCGATAGTGCGCACGGGCGGCAAGCAGTATCGGGTTGCCGCCGGAGATAAAATTGCCGTTGAAAAACTTGCTGGTGAAGCGGGTGATACGGTCACGTTGGGTGACGTTCTTTTGGCGGGTGAAGGCGATTCTGTCGCTGATGCCTCCAAGGTTAGCGTTTCCGCTGAAATCATCGCTCAAGCTAAGAGCGAAAAGGTTGTCGTTTTCAAAAAGCGTCGCCGTCACAATTACCGTCGTAAGGCCGGTCACCGTCAACAAATGACGTTGCTGCGCATTACCGACGTTGGTGAAGGCAAAGCCGCTAAGAAAGCCCCTGCGAAAAAAGCAGCGGCTCCGAAAGCGGAAACCGAAGCGAAAGCGGCACCTGCTAAAAAGGCTCCGGCCAAAAAAGCAGCACCGAAAGCTGCAGCTGCTCAGAAAAAGCCTGCTGCGAAAAAAGCTCCAGCCAAAAAGGCACCGGCTAAGAAAGCCGCGCCTAAAGCTGACGACACCAAGTAA
- a CDS encoding helix-turn-helix domain-containing protein: MTTACETCPVRDSAACSVLSPEEREALSAAGRIRTLERGEMLFAAGDDQAACATLVKGALKVSAIDSQGREQILALVHPAGFIGELFSPYAHHDVVALTQSTLCTFARADIERAIDAYPALARALLRRAQEDLLSTRTLLELTANARAETRLAALLHDFAAAASASSCHLAHEFELPLTRGEVANMLGLTIETVSRKLSELESMGAIARKGKRGIELTDPALLQALSGRHSDDIPVP; this comes from the coding sequence ATGACGACGGCGTGCGAAACATGTCCTGTTCGCGACAGCGCGGCGTGCTCCGTTCTTTCGCCAGAAGAGCGTGAAGCCCTTTCCGCTGCGGGCCGCATCCGCACATTGGAACGCGGAGAAATGTTGTTTGCCGCCGGCGATGACCAGGCCGCTTGTGCCACTTTGGTAAAAGGGGCGTTGAAAGTGTCGGCGATCGATTCGCAGGGTCGCGAACAAATACTCGCGTTGGTTCACCCGGCCGGGTTTATCGGTGAGTTGTTTTCGCCCTACGCGCATCACGACGTTGTCGCCTTGACCCAAAGCACTTTGTGCACATTCGCGCGGGCCGATATCGAACGAGCGATTGATGCCTATCCCGCTTTGGCCCGGGCGTTGCTTAGACGGGCACAGGAAGACCTGCTTTCCACCCGCACTTTATTGGAATTGACCGCCAATGCCCGCGCGGAGACGCGGCTCGCCGCATTGCTGCATGATTTCGCTGCTGCGGCCAGCGCGTCGTCGTGTCATCTTGCGCACGAATTTGAACTGCCGCTGACCCGTGGAGAGGTCGCCAATATGCTTGGCCTGACCATCGAAACCGTAAGTCGCAAGCTTAGCGAGCTGGAATCCATGGGCGCGATTGCACGCAAAGGAAAACGCGGGATCGAATTGACCGACCCCGCGCTCCTCCAAGCCCTCTCCGGGCGTCACAGCGACGATATCCCAGTGCCGTAA